The following are encoded in a window of Methanocaldococcus sp. genomic DNA:
- a CDS encoding N-6 DNA methylase, with amino-acid sequence MLLEFVDLDNWVKKRGSILFNKFKYEPFTLEEADKVLKEAGIEAENTKELLSILKRKGIVIAKKDPKDRRKRLYQFIKSAKKPTKDDLIRNLKYCADLIRTSVDYKVLLVFLFYKAVSDKYLSLVEKFVKDGYSKTQAYLMSNRSYLKLYDEDEGKLYVWHEVVKSRETIMELANALYKIANLNDNLKDLSKLVEVLGLIGFINEDNMHILEELVRVYNEMDFSEIDYDAIGDAYQWILSYFAPQKCKEGEVYTPVEVVRLIVNLLDIEEDAEVLDPACGSGTMLIESYRYVKDNYGGEVYLYGQERNEIMAILAKLNLILHGIDSEGYEIYVGDSLKNPKFGEVDYTIANPPWNLDGYNENVLKENPEVRKIYNTFVRGGYPPKQSADWAWVQLMIYFARKKAGIVLDNGALFRGGKEKKIRKEIVDKDLIEAIILLPEKLFYNVTAPGIVMILNKNKPEERKGKILFINASLEFEKHPDVRRLNRLGEENIDKIVEVYENWEDVEGFSRVVDLEEIRKNDYNLNVSLYVFPKIEEEEIDIEEVFKELKDIEKEEKEAVNEVMGYVEEILKIYN; translated from the coding sequence ATGCTTTTAGAATTCGTAGATTTAGATAATTGGGTTAAAAAAAGAGGAAGTATATTGTTTAATAAATTTAAATATGAACCATTTACCTTAGAAGAAGCAGATAAAGTTTTAAAAGAAGCTGGGATAGAAGCAGAGAATACAAAAGAACTTTTATCCATATTGAAAAGAAAAGGGATAGTTATTGCAAAGAAAGACCCTAAAGATAGAAGAAAAAGATTATATCAGTTTATTAAGTCAGCAAAGAAACCAACAAAAGATGATTTAATTAGAAATTTGAAATATTGTGCAGATTTAATTAGAACAAGTGTAGATTATAAAGTATTATTAGTATTTTTATTTTACAAGGCAGTCAGTGATAAATATCTTTCATTAGTTGAAAAATTTGTTAAAGATGGATACTCTAAAACGCAGGCTTATCTAATGTCAAATAGGAGTTATTTAAAGCTCTATGATGAAGATGAAGGAAAATTGTATGTTTGGCATGAAGTTGTAAAAAGCAGGGAAACAATAATGGAATTAGCAAATGCATTATACAAGATAGCAAATCTTAACGATAACCTTAAAGATTTATCTAAGTTAGTTGAGGTTTTGGGACTTATTGGGTTTATTAATGAGGACAATATGCATATTTTGGAGGAGTTGGTTAGAGTATATAATGAGATGGACTTTTCAGAGATTGACTATGATGCTATTGGAGATGCATATCAATGGATATTATCGTATTTTGCTCCTCAAAAGTGTAAAGAGGGGGAGGTTTATACACCAGTTGAGGTAGTTAGGTTGATAGTGAATTTGTTGGATATTGAGGAAGATGCTGAGGTTTTAGACCCTGCCTGTGGTAGTGGAACTATGTTAATTGAATCTTATAGATATGTTAAAGATAATTATGGAGGTGAGGTTTATCTCTATGGGCAAGAGAGAAATGAAATTATGGCAATTTTGGCAAAGTTGAATTTGATATTACATGGGATTGATAGTGAAGGCTACGAGATTTATGTGGGGGATAGTTTAAAAAACCCAAAGTTTGGAGAGGTTGATTATACTATTGCTAACCCTCCATGGAATTTAGACGGCTATAATGAGAATGTGTTAAAGGAAAATCCGGAGGTTAGAAAGATTTATAATACCTTTGTTAGAGGTGGCTACCCTCCTAAACAATCAGCAGATTGGGCTTGGGTTCAATTGATGATATATTTTGCAAGGAAAAAGGCAGGAATTGTTTTAGATAATGGGGCATTATTTAGAGGGGGAAAAGAGAAAAAGATAAGGAAGGAAATTGTTGATAAAGATTTAATTGAGGCAATTATTCTATTACCTGAAAAGTTGTTTTATAATGTTACTGCTCCAGGAATTGTAATGATTCTAAACAAAAATAAGCCAGAAGAAAGAAAGGGAAAGATTTTATTTATAAATGCATCTTTGGAGTTTGAAAAGCATCCAGATGTTAGGAGATTGAATAGATTAGGTGAGGAGAATATTGATAAAATTGTTGAAGTTTATGAAAATTGGGAGGATGTTGAAGGATTTAGTAGGGTTGTTGATTTAGAAGAAATTAGGAAGAATGATTACAATTTAAATGTAAGTTTATATGTATTCCCTAAGATTGAAGAAGAAGAGATAGACATTGAAGAGGTGTTTAAAGAATTAAAAGATATTGAGAAAGAGGAAAAAGAGGCTGTTAATGAAGTTATGGGATATGTTGAGGAGATTTTAAAAATCTATAATTAA
- the aroD gene encoding type I 3-dehydroquinate dehydratase — protein MICLPVVENNINEAIKKAEEYLKIADLVEFRIDFMENVNEKDIKKLAKYPCIITVRPDWEGGYWKEDNEKRLMLIKKAIECNAKYVDIELREQKNKEIVNFRDEINSKTKIIVSYHDFDKTPSKDRLINIVEESLKIGDIAKFATMANNKDDILNILEVINKYSGRVIGIGMGEKGKITRILGVYFGSILTFASYKGKSSAPGQIDIFTLKKIWELMDLK, from the coding sequence ATGATATGCCTTCCAGTTGTTGAAAATAATATAAATGAAGCAATAAAAAAAGCAGAGGAATATCTAAAAATTGCTGATTTAGTAGAGTTTAGAATAGATTTTATGGAAAATGTTAATGAAAAAGATATAAAAAAACTCGCTAAATATCCTTGCATAATAACAGTTAGACCAGACTGGGAAGGTGGATATTGGAAAGAAGATAATGAAAAAAGATTAATGTTGATAAAAAAAGCGATAGAATGCAATGCTAAATATGTTGATATTGAATTGAGAGAGCAAAAAAATAAAGAAATTGTAAATTTTAGAGATGAAATAAATTCAAAAACGAAAATAATTGTTTCATATCACGATTTTGATAAAACTCCCTCCAAAGATAGATTAATCAATATTGTAGAGGAATCTTTAAAAATTGGAGATATAGCGAAGTTCGCAACAATGGCAAATAACAAAGATGATATTTTGAATATTTTAGAGGTTATAAATAAATATTCTGGAAGAGTTATAGGTATTGGAATGGGAGAAAAAGGAAAGATAACGAGAATATTAGGGGTTTATTTTGGTTCAATACTCACTTTTGCATCCTATAAAGGAAAGAGTTCAGCACCAGGGCAAATAGATATTTTTACATTAAAAAAGATTTGGGAGTTAATGGATTTAAAATAA